In the Streptomyces sp. cg36 genome, one interval contains:
- a CDS encoding DsbA family protein, protein MGVGSVGRSALLVWVGAAAVLLAGCGGGTGGESGSAARRPGLTAYASVAAVPERLAADGTTIVVGDPRAPVTVALLEDPRCPVCEEFEGTGGGGPVLRDAVVRRTVRTQYTLASFLDDRLGGGGSKRAVNALRAALDAGKFTEYHEVLYGNQPQESTDGFTTARLLDLAAKVPGLRGPAFDAAVRTMRYRDFVAASERAYEARGTERGQGPGTPTAEIDGYRVPVDANAVLFDAHAFTGLLRTALSRHDG, encoded by the coding sequence GTGGGTGTGGGGTCGGTCGGACGGAGCGCGTTGCTCGTCTGGGTGGGTGCCGCGGCCGTGCTGCTGGCCGGTTGCGGCGGCGGGACGGGCGGGGAGTCCGGCTCCGCGGCCCGGCGGCCGGGGCTGACGGCGTACGCGAGCGTGGCGGCGGTGCCCGAGCGGCTCGCGGCGGACGGAACGACGATCGTCGTGGGAGATCCGCGGGCACCGGTGACGGTCGCACTGCTCGAGGATCCCCGGTGCCCGGTGTGCGAGGAGTTCGAGGGCACCGGTGGCGGCGGCCCGGTGCTGCGGGACGCGGTCGTGCGGCGGACCGTGCGCACCCAGTACACGTTGGCGTCGTTCCTGGACGACCGGCTCGGCGGTGGCGGCTCGAAGCGGGCGGTCAACGCCCTGCGGGCCGCGCTGGACGCCGGGAAGTTCACGGAGTACCACGAGGTGCTGTACGGCAATCAGCCGCAGGAGTCGACGGACGGCTTCACCACCGCGCGGCTGCTCGACCTCGCCGCCAAGGTGCCGGGACTGCGCGGCCCCGCGTTCGACGCGGCCGTGCGGACCATGAGGTACCGGGACTTCGTCGCCGCTTCGGAGCGGGCGTACGAGGCCCGGGGCACCGAGCGGGGCCAGGGCCCCGGGACGCCGACCGCCGAGATCGACGGCTACCGCGTCCCGGTCGACGCCAACGCCGTCCTCTTCGACGCGCACGCGTTCACCGGACTGCTGAGGACCGCCCTGAGTCGGCACGACGGCTGA
- a CDS encoding MerR family transcriptional regulator — MDMNTGTGTGMGTGVSAGGDTGARMTIGRLAEITGVPASAIRYWERHGLLPAPERQSGQRRYPPEAAGRIVILRKCQQAGLTLVEIREFQQEQTRRQTMIRAKVAEIEQRMVDLEHAHQLLNHALLCGEQDIVRCPKFQEQMATWGVPGPAPGASAAGPEAGSAPDAASPLP, encoded by the coding sequence ATGGACATGAATACGGGCACAGGCACGGGCATGGGCACCGGGGTGAGCGCGGGCGGGGACACCGGCGCACGGATGACGATCGGGCGGCTCGCCGAGATCACCGGAGTGCCGGCGTCGGCCATCCGCTACTGGGAGCGCCACGGGCTGCTGCCCGCGCCGGAGCGCCAGAGCGGGCAGCGGCGCTATCCCCCGGAGGCAGCCGGGCGGATCGTGATCCTCCGTAAATGCCAGCAGGCGGGGCTGACGCTGGTCGAGATCAGAGAGTTCCAGCAGGAGCAGACGCGCAGACAGACGATGATCCGCGCCAAGGTCGCCGAGATCGAGCAGCGCATGGTCGACCTCGAACACGCCCACCAGCTCTTGAACCACGCCCTGCTCTGCGGCGAGCAGGACATCGTCCGATGCCCGAAGTTCCAGGAGCAGATGGCGACCTGGGGCGTGCCGGGCCCGGCCCCCGGCGCGTCGGCGGCCGGCCCGGAGGCCGGATCCGCCCCGGACGCCGCCTCCCCACTACCCTGA
- a CDS encoding RICIN domain-containing protein yields MLKRLALLAAALGLLTVPITGTASAQPAGPGQTSTAATAPLKAAPPVSPAALNALKGMKPLAPADVAKLMSKASGSTATPNLRTDGVYDHITNNNSGQCLAVPGGSTDKGTGLIQWQCGGWADHYWSVQYQFTSGGWYWYHVVNGKSGQCLAVPGGSTDQGTQVIQWPCGTYADHYWAFASDRAGVTHIANGKSGQCLAIPGASRDQGMKVIQWPCGTYADHYWY; encoded by the coding sequence GTGCTCAAGAGACTCGCGCTGCTGGCCGCGGCGCTCGGACTCCTCACGGTGCCGATCACGGGAACGGCCTCGGCGCAGCCCGCCGGACCGGGACAGACCTCCACGGCGGCCACCGCCCCGCTCAAGGCCGCCCCTCCGGTATCCCCGGCCGCGCTCAACGCGCTGAAGGGCATGAAGCCGCTGGCCCCGGCCGACGTCGCCAAATTGATGTCCAAGGCGTCCGGTTCCACCGCGACACCGAACCTGCGGACCGACGGCGTCTACGACCACATCACCAACAACAACAGCGGGCAGTGCCTGGCCGTACCGGGCGGCAGCACGGACAAGGGCACCGGACTCATCCAGTGGCAGTGCGGCGGCTGGGCCGACCACTACTGGTCCGTGCAGTACCAGTTCACGTCCGGCGGCTGGTACTGGTACCACGTCGTCAACGGCAAGAGCGGGCAGTGCCTGGCCGTGCCCGGCGGCAGCACGGACCAGGGCACCCAGGTCATCCAGTGGCCCTGCGGCACCTATGCCGACCACTACTGGGCGTTCGCGTCCGACCGGGCGGGCGTCACGCACATCGCCAACGGCAAGAGCGGACAGTGCCTCGCCATCCCCGGCGCCAGCCGGGACCAGGGCATGAAGGTCATCCAATGGCCGTGCGGCACCTATGCCGATCACTACTGGTACTGA
- a CDS encoding TetR/AcrR family transcriptional regulator, with amino-acid sequence MNQRMGLRELKKERTRETIAETAVRLFLDKGFDQVSITEIAEVAEVSRRTLFAYFPTKEDLVLQRFADHESEAARIVRARPAGQAPLEALRAALLDALARREPNTGLCDDPEVMAFLRMILETESLAARMTRYTARGSDALAGALREAGLDPLDARLVAAQVIVVQRELSLVNQECLADGTTADDQYPLAVRAAERAYDLLCEGPGRQG; translated from the coding sequence ATGAATCAGCGCATGGGCCTGCGGGAACTCAAGAAGGAACGCACCCGCGAGACGATCGCGGAGACGGCGGTCCGGCTCTTCCTCGACAAGGGCTTCGACCAGGTCTCGATCACCGAGATCGCGGAGGTGGCGGAGGTTTCCCGGCGGACCCTCTTCGCGTACTTCCCGACGAAGGAGGACCTCGTCCTCCAGCGGTTCGCCGACCACGAGAGCGAGGCGGCCCGGATCGTGCGCGCCCGTCCGGCCGGTCAGGCTCCGCTGGAGGCGCTGCGGGCGGCTCTGCTCGACGCCCTGGCGCGCCGCGAGCCGAACACGGGGCTGTGCGACGACCCCGAGGTCATGGCGTTCTTGCGCATGATCCTCGAAACGGAGAGCCTGGCGGCGAGGATGACCCGGTACACGGCGCGCGGCAGCGACGCGCTGGCCGGGGCGCTGCGCGAGGCTGGCCTCGATCCGCTGGACGCGCGCCTCGTGGCCGCCCAGGTCATCGTGGTGCAGCGGGAGCTGTCGCTCGTCAACCAGGAGTGCCTGGCGGACGGCACAACGGCCGACGACCAGTACCCGCTCGCGGTACGCGCGGCCGAGCGGGCGTACGACCTGCTGTGCGAGGGGCCGGGGCGGCAGGGCTGA
- a CDS encoding carboxymuconolactone decarboxylase family protein produces MTYEDDPAARAEAVRERYRATLGEVPGGVEDRLGLAQEFGRLPTEEALTALRHIVLTDNPLGARVQQLVHFGQLLALGRADPARVHARGALHAGASITDLLGVAETALITAGVPAYALGTEIITELL; encoded by the coding sequence ATGACGTACGAGGACGACCCGGCCGCGCGTGCCGAGGCCGTGCGCGAGCGCTACCGCGCCACCCTCGGGGAGGTGCCCGGCGGTGTGGAGGACCGGCTCGGTCTGGCCCAGGAGTTCGGCCGGCTGCCCACCGAGGAGGCGCTCACGGCGCTGCGCCACATCGTGCTGACCGACAACCCGCTGGGGGCGCGGGTGCAGCAGCTCGTCCACTTCGGACAACTGCTGGCCCTGGGCCGGGCCGACCCCGCCCGGGTGCACGCCCGGGGCGCCCTGCACGCGGGCGCGAGCATCACCGATCTGCTCGGTGTCGCCGAGACCGCCCTGATCACGGCGGGTGTGCCCGCGTACGCGCTCGGCACGGAAATCATCACCGAACTCCTCTGA
- a CDS encoding DUF6229 family protein gives MPQTHVPAAAVLNAWLSGSESAYGQTNPAGPLYVGGAAAEAALTDPSDSLYGFCSSPSGSRGSWCC, from the coding sequence ATGCCCCAGACCCACGTTCCCGCCGCCGCTGTGCTCAACGCCTGGCTGTCGGGGTCGGAGAGTGCGTACGGTCAGACCAACCCCGCCGGTCCGCTCTACGTCGGCGGCGCCGCCGCCGAGGCGGCGCTCACCGACCCCAGCGACTCCCTCTACGGCTTCTGTTCCAGCCCGAGTGGGTCGCGCGGCAGCTGGTGCTGCTGA
- a CDS encoding TIGR01777 family oxidoreductase, with the protein MKIVIPGGTGQVGTVLKRALTAAGHEVVVLTRHPRGAGEVHWDGRTPGPWTAEIDGSDVVVNLAGRSVSCRYTPENLRAMMDSRVDSARVVGEAVAGAAAPPRVWLQMSTATLYAHRFDAANDEANGVIGGGEPGVPDYWAYSVDIARNWEREQERAATPHTRKVALRSAMVMSPDAGGVLDVLSWLVRHGLGGPVAGGAQYVSWIHDRDFVRAVEFLVRRDDIAGPVNLAAPGPLPQRAFMRALRAAWGAPVGLPATKWMAELGALALRSDTELLLKSRRVVPGRLLEAGFSFEHDQWAGAATDLVRRVRAERGSPRVRDLPFRTG; encoded by the coding sequence ATGAAGATAGTGATTCCCGGGGGCACCGGGCAGGTGGGCACGGTCCTCAAGCGCGCGCTGACCGCCGCCGGCCACGAGGTCGTCGTCCTGACCCGGCATCCCAGGGGCGCCGGAGAGGTCCACTGGGACGGCCGGACCCCCGGCCCCTGGACCGCGGAGATCGACGGCAGCGACGTCGTGGTCAACCTCGCGGGCCGCAGCGTCAGCTGCCGCTACACGCCGGAGAACCTGCGGGCCATGATGGACTCGCGCGTCGACTCCGCCCGGGTCGTGGGAGAGGCCGTCGCGGGGGCCGCCGCCCCGCCCCGGGTCTGGTTGCAGATGAGCACCGCGACCCTCTACGCCCACCGCTTCGACGCGGCCAACGACGAGGCGAACGGCGTGATCGGCGGCGGCGAGCCCGGCGTACCCGACTACTGGGCCTACAGCGTCGACATCGCCAGGAACTGGGAGCGGGAGCAGGAGCGCGCGGCCACCCCGCACACCCGCAAGGTCGCACTGCGCTCGGCGATGGTGATGAGCCCCGACGCGGGCGGCGTCCTCGACGTCCTGTCGTGGCTCGTACGGCACGGCCTCGGCGGTCCGGTCGCGGGCGGCGCGCAGTACGTCTCCTGGATCCACGACCGGGACTTCGTGCGCGCGGTCGAGTTCCTGGTGCGGCGCGACGACATCGCCGGACCCGTCAACCTCGCCGCCCCCGGCCCGCTGCCGCAGCGCGCCTTCATGCGCGCGCTGCGGGCGGCCTGGGGCGCCCCGGTGGGACTGCCCGCGACCAAGTGGATGGCCGAACTCGGCGCGCTCGCCCTGCGTTCGGACACCGAACTGCTGCTGAAGAGCCGCCGTGTGGTGCCGGGCCGACTCCTGGAAGCGGGCTTCTCCTTCGAGCACGACCAGTGGGCGGGGGCCGCCACCGACCTGGTGCGGCGCGTACGCGCCGAACGCGGAAGCCCCCGGGTGCGCGACCTGCCGTTCCGTACCGGCTGA
- a CDS encoding DUF1992 domain-containing protein has product MTERKPPGVSFESWVDKQIREAQERGEFAELAGFGKPLEDAEAPYDEMWWIRQKMAREGVTGMLPPALALRKEIEDALASVGRLRSERAVRALLEPLNDKIQAALLRPPPGPPLGRKRIDVDEVVREWRAARGTGAEHTG; this is encoded by the coding sequence GTGACCGAACGCAAACCCCCGGGGGTGAGCTTCGAGTCGTGGGTGGACAAGCAGATCCGCGAGGCGCAGGAGCGCGGCGAGTTCGCCGAGTTGGCCGGTTTCGGCAAACCGCTGGAGGACGCGGAGGCGCCCTACGACGAGATGTGGTGGATACGCCAGAAGATGGCCCGTGAGGGTGTGACCGGCATGCTGCCGCCCGCTCTCGCGCTCCGCAAGGAGATCGAGGACGCCCTGGCCTCGGTGGGGCGGCTGCGCTCCGAACGGGCCGTCCGCGCACTGCTCGAACCGCTCAACGACAAGATCCAGGCCGCACTGCTGCGCCCGCCGCCGGGACCGCCGTTGGGGCGGAAGCGGATCGACGTGGACGAGGTCGTGCGCGAGTGGCGCGCGGCCCGCGGGACCGGGGCGGAGCACACGGGCTGA
- a CDS encoding maleylpyruvate isomerase N-terminal domain-containing protein produces the protein MELFSQSWTALLASVAELSDEDFARPSGCTGWLVRDLVCHLVIDAQDVLITLATPADGPPTRDAVTYWEPAEKPPTGDDPLDALTVRLAAAYEQPWLLKFHLDDVGSAAGRAARLSDQEGLVGTRDQVLTTGDYLTAYVLEWTLHHLDLVAHLPNAAQPPAPGLARSRAMLERIAGAEFPAAFGDADALLVGTGRRAPTEAEKAALGPLTSKLPLILG, from the coding sequence GTGGAACTCTTCTCACAGTCGTGGACAGCGCTGCTCGCCTCGGTCGCCGAGCTCTCCGACGAGGACTTCGCCCGGCCGTCCGGCTGCACCGGCTGGCTGGTCCGGGATCTGGTGTGCCACCTGGTCATCGACGCCCAGGACGTCCTGATCACCCTGGCCACCCCCGCCGACGGCCCGCCCACCCGGGACGCGGTGACCTACTGGGAGCCCGCCGAGAAGCCGCCGACCGGGGACGACCCCCTCGACGCGCTCACCGTCCGGCTGGCCGCGGCGTACGAGCAGCCGTGGCTGCTCAAGTTCCATCTGGACGACGTGGGCTCGGCAGCGGGCCGTGCCGCTCGACTCTCGGACCAGGAAGGTCTGGTGGGCACCCGCGACCAGGTGCTCACCACGGGCGACTACCTGACGGCGTACGTACTGGAGTGGACGCTGCACCACCTCGACCTGGTCGCACACCTCCCGAACGCCGCCCAGCCGCCCGCGCCGGGGCTGGCCCGCTCCCGCGCGATGCTGGAGCGGATCGCGGGGGCGGAGTTCCCCGCCGCGTTCGGCGACGCGGACGCCCTGCTGGTGGGCACCGGACGGCGGGCCCCCACCGAGGCCGAGAAGGCCGCGCTGGGCCCGCTCACGTCGAAGCTCCCGCTGATCCTCGGATAG
- a CDS encoding RNA polymerase sigma factor produces the protein MQYAISAVPAPPWWSRLLSRVSRALPAEPATRAGSAPGRGRLLRAVSAPYDEEPPPTVTELYRARRLDMVRLALFLVDDPHTAEDVVQDAFAALCRRHGTALEGLRDPGAYLHTAVVNAARSVLRRRRTARAYTPPHPGYGPPVDEGLLLAEEHRQVLDALAQLTHRQREVLVLRYWSELTEAQIAQTLGLSRGTVKSTASRALDVLEKKLGAAR, from the coding sequence ATGCAGTACGCCATCTCCGCAGTGCCGGCGCCACCCTGGTGGTCCCGGCTGCTCTCCCGTGTCTCCCGCGCGCTTCCCGCCGAGCCCGCAACCCGTGCCGGATCCGCGCCGGGGCGCGGACGTCTTCTCCGGGCGGTCTCCGCGCCGTACGACGAGGAACCCCCGCCCACGGTGACCGAGCTCTACCGGGCACGGCGGCTCGACATGGTCCGGCTCGCGCTGTTCCTGGTGGACGACCCGCACACCGCCGAGGACGTCGTCCAGGACGCGTTCGCCGCGCTCTGCCGCAGACACGGCACCGCGCTGGAGGGGTTGCGGGACCCCGGTGCGTATCTGCACACCGCCGTCGTGAACGCGGCCCGCTCCGTACTGCGCCGCCGCCGCACCGCACGCGCCTACACCCCTCCGCACCCCGGTTACGGGCCGCCGGTCGACGAGGGGTTGCTGCTCGCCGAGGAACACCGCCAAGTGTTGGACGCATTAGCACAATTGACGCACCGTCAACGAGAAGTCCTCGTCCTGCGCTACTGGTCCGAACTCACCGAGGCGCAGATAGCGCAGACACTGGGCCTCTCGCGCGGCACCGTGAAGTCCACCGCGAGCCGGGCCCTGGACGTCCTGGAGAAGAAGCTGGGGGCGGCCCGATGA
- a CDS encoding HGxxPAAW family protein — protein MGSHHSGAHGDHDMGHTVAGWTGTALAVGSALVTGAALVAGSPVGLWVGLADLVLAVLITWALHLLGWGKASGPRPAGLRDWRVRDVPARRGHAGCVGCRIAGRRGPRPVTPAPAPVEAAAPEPESCPTLIDAASSNKG, from the coding sequence ATGGGATCACACCACTCGGGAGCACACGGCGACCACGACATGGGGCACACCGTCGCGGGATGGACCGGCACCGCGCTCGCCGTCGGCAGCGCCCTGGTCACCGGCGCGGCGCTCGTCGCGGGCTCCCCGGTCGGGCTGTGGGTGGGGCTGGCCGACCTGGTGCTCGCCGTACTCATCACCTGGGCGCTGCATCTGCTGGGGTGGGGCAAGGCGTCCGGTCCGCGCCCGGCCGGGCTCCGGGACTGGCGGGTGCGTGACGTCCCGGCCCGCCGGGGGCACGCGGGCTGTGTCGGCTGCCGCATCGCGGGCCGCCGTGGCCCCCGCCCGGTCACACCGGCCCCCGCACCCGTGGAAGCCGCTGCACCGGAGCCCGAGTCCTGCCCGACCCTGATTGACGCAGCGTCAAGTAACAAGGGGTGA
- a CDS encoding MarR family winged helix-turn-helix transcriptional regulator has translation MEGKARPAAAPEQALAAMDRMIALAHIGQQDVASRLGLNPTDLVCLGFLVEAALAGEALTAGELAERARLTTGGVTGVLNRLEKANYARRQADPSDRRRVRVVMDESARARVLAVYGPFYERLGTLLGDYSPDEIAVLADWFTRAKELMETSLREIREGGEAPA, from the coding sequence GTGGAAGGCAAGGCGCGCCCGGCGGCGGCTCCCGAGCAGGCGCTGGCGGCGATGGACCGCATGATCGCGCTGGCGCACATCGGACAGCAGGACGTCGCCTCGCGGCTCGGACTCAATCCGACCGACCTCGTCTGCCTGGGATTCCTGGTCGAGGCGGCGCTTGCGGGCGAGGCCCTGACCGCGGGCGAACTCGCCGAGCGGGCCCGGCTGACCACCGGCGGCGTCACCGGTGTGCTCAACCGGCTGGAGAAGGCGAACTACGCGCGCCGCCAGGCCGATCCGAGCGACCGGCGCCGGGTCCGGGTGGTCATGGACGAGTCCGCCCGGGCCCGCGTCCTCGCGGTCTACGGGCCGTTCTACGAACGTCTGGGCACCCTGCTGGGCGACTACTCGCCCGACGAGATCGCCGTACTGGCGGACTGGTTCACCCGGGCGAAGGAGCTGATGGAGACATCGCTGCGCGAGATCCGCGAGGGCGGGGAGGCACCCGCCTGA
- a CDS encoding class II aldolase/adducin family protein: MTDAQLVGERAGQVVQAAETLFAAGVMSRSGHANLSARTGRGRFLLTPGFVRGLRPEELATVGFDGQVLDGTLQSVSAEIIAMHSVIYRARPRVGAVIHTHSPSATAFAVAHRPLPCRTEPMLRFGQAEDVPVVPWGPRGSDVSVRGVADALERCPTTSAVLLANHGLLVFGPDSAATAHLVVAIEESAEAELAAAAIGGAVDFPEGAVEAVRASIARVAS, encoded by the coding sequence ATGACAGACGCACAGCTGGTCGGCGAGCGGGCCGGGCAAGTCGTCCAAGCGGCCGAGACGTTGTTCGCGGCGGGGGTCATGTCCCGTTCCGGGCACGCCAACCTGAGCGCAAGGACCGGCCGCGGCCGCTTCCTGCTGACCCCCGGATTCGTCCGCGGGCTGCGGCCGGAGGAGCTCGCGACGGTCGGCTTCGACGGGCAGGTCCTGGACGGTACGCTCCAGTCCGTGAGCGCCGAGATCATCGCCATGCACAGCGTGATCTACCGCGCCCGGCCCCGGGTGGGCGCGGTGATCCACACCCACTCGCCCTCGGCGACGGCGTTCGCCGTGGCCCATCGGCCGCTGCCGTGCCGGACCGAGCCGATGCTGCGGTTCGGGCAGGCCGAAGACGTTCCGGTGGTGCCCTGGGGGCCGCGCGGCTCCGACGTGTCGGTGCGCGGGGTGGCCGACGCGCTGGAGCGGTGCCCGACGACCTCCGCCGTCCTGCTCGCCAACCACGGCCTGCTGGTGTTCGGCCCCGACTCCGCCGCCACCGCCCACCTCGTGGTGGCCATCGAGGAGAGCGCCGAGGCCGAGCTGGCCGCCGCGGCGATCGGCGGGGCCGTCGACTTCCCCGAAGGCGCCGTGGAGGCGGTGCGCGCGTCGATCGCGCGGGTGGCGTCATGA
- a CDS encoding type 2 lanthipeptide synthetase LanM family protein produces the protein MDVPAPSKGGEAEWFARPVRTIARPWREELARRLAAVDQLSDKERDVVLDAGHEALLRSLHAKLSRLFLIELHALRLTAGGESPESRARAESEIWTDFVERAAQDGYLDQLAERYPTLARRVDAVAQLSVAATAGFAQRLAADREPLGSLLGGSVGELSAVEFGAGDTHRGGLTVSRVDFGGAGVMYKPRPSQADVALGALLDELFADFPGAPAPHERIRVPRTLVRDGYGWSEFVHHRYCADDAELAAFYRGVGHWLAVLRFTGGTDMHAENMIAAGPVPVIVDAETLFDAPAPFPPSGRGDAVDVAAAAIRRTVLRTGLLPVRGTGFALGGVDISGIGALPGQQPLIPHPVIADGGTAAARFQVDLVAMPSAGNHPSPAPVLSTYWDRVLAGFREMTAHLRRPGVDPYGLLRRFEGAQARRILRPTQAYVDIGRMLWHPASLHDEPAAVERARDILRRNAEVLPGAPTDREAIDGEIADLLAGDVPMFTFTVGADDVRTTIEDWRTADLPQEESVIQDALVGAYLNERSLPSRVQAGAVAPHARDRERRRRELAAQMVRRLCDGAVRGADGTVTWISPVFTPAGWSIRVLPADLYTGQGGVALTLAEYGAEVRAGRADEVPGVTETFEGALRVLVGTEDLTPTPSAGAFSGAASQVWTWLALHRVLGEEWLLERAAARALLLTEGPLVDDDVEVDLLNGAAGAIVPLLGLAAATGQDRWLAAAARVGRRLSGLATVDASGARWTTRLNPEGIGGFAHGATGIGWALTRLALSGAGSPAERHGWNHLADRAFAYQESLYRPEQGNWLDVRVGAEEDFFTSWCHGSAGIGIGMLDLHRRTGMDTHLDMARRAARACAAEGFGWSHTLCHGDLGLWEFLTAIGFGDADAHDGEILSGLEQRGPVGGLAREAFSPSLMSGLSGVLHTLLRMHPAAALPNPLLLD, from the coding sequence GTGGACGTTCCGGCGCCGTCGAAGGGGGGCGAGGCGGAGTGGTTCGCCCGGCCCGTACGCACCATCGCCCGCCCCTGGCGGGAGGAGCTGGCCCGGCGGCTGGCCGCCGTGGACCAGCTGTCGGACAAGGAGCGGGACGTGGTGCTCGACGCGGGCCACGAAGCACTGCTCAGGTCCCTGCACGCCAAGCTGTCCCGCCTGTTCCTGATCGAACTGCACGCGCTGCGCCTGACGGCGGGCGGTGAGTCCCCGGAGAGCAGGGCCAGGGCGGAGAGCGAGATCTGGACCGACTTCGTCGAACGGGCCGCACAGGACGGCTATCTGGACCAACTGGCCGAGCGGTACCCGACCTTGGCGCGGCGCGTCGACGCGGTGGCGCAGCTGTCGGTGGCCGCGACGGCCGGATTCGCCCAGCGGCTCGCCGCCGACCGCGAACCGCTGGGGTCACTGCTCGGCGGATCCGTGGGGGAGCTCAGCGCCGTCGAGTTCGGGGCGGGCGACACCCACCGCGGGGGCCTGACCGTCAGCCGCGTCGACTTCGGCGGCGCCGGCGTGATGTACAAACCCCGCCCGTCACAGGCGGACGTGGCGCTCGGCGCGCTGCTGGACGAGCTGTTCGCGGACTTCCCCGGTGCCCCGGCGCCGCACGAGAGGATCCGGGTGCCGCGCACGCTGGTGCGCGACGGCTACGGCTGGTCCGAGTTCGTCCACCACCGCTACTGCGCGGACGACGCCGAACTCGCCGCGTTCTACCGGGGCGTGGGGCACTGGCTGGCCGTCCTGCGCTTCACCGGCGGCACCGACATGCACGCCGAGAACATGATCGCCGCGGGTCCGGTGCCGGTGATCGTGGACGCCGAGACCCTCTTCGACGCCCCCGCGCCCTTCCCGCCCAGCGGCCGGGGCGACGCGGTGGACGTGGCCGCGGCGGCGATCCGCCGCACCGTGCTGCGCACCGGACTGCTGCCGGTGCGCGGTACGGGCTTCGCGCTCGGCGGCGTGGACATCTCCGGCATCGGGGCGCTGCCCGGGCAGCAGCCGCTGATCCCCCACCCCGTGATCGCGGACGGCGGCACCGCGGCGGCCCGGTTCCAGGTGGACCTGGTGGCCATGCCCTCGGCGGGCAACCACCCCAGCCCCGCCCCGGTGCTGAGCACCTACTGGGACCGCGTCCTGGCGGGCTTCCGGGAGATGACCGCGCATCTGCGCCGCCCCGGCGTCGATCCGTACGGGCTGCTGCGGCGCTTCGAAGGCGCGCAGGCCAGACGGATCCTGCGCCCGACCCAGGCGTACGTCGACATCGGCCGCATGCTGTGGCACCCGGCCTCGCTGCACGACGAACCGGCGGCCGTCGAGCGGGCCCGGGACATCCTGCGGCGCAACGCCGAGGTGCTGCCCGGCGCGCCGACCGACCGCGAGGCCATCGACGGCGAGATCGCCGACCTGCTGGCCGGTGACGTCCCGATGTTCACCTTCACCGTGGGCGCGGACGACGTGCGCACCACCATCGAGGACTGGCGCACCGCCGATCTGCCGCAGGAGGAGTCGGTCATCCAGGACGCGCTGGTCGGCGCGTACCTCAACGAGCGCTCGCTGCCCTCGCGCGTACAGGCGGGTGCCGTCGCCCCGCACGCACGCGACCGCGAGCGCCGCCGCCGCGAGCTCGCCGCGCAGATGGTGCGGCGGCTGTGCGACGGGGCGGTGCGCGGCGCGGACGGCACGGTCACTTGGATCAGCCCGGTCTTCACCCCGGCGGGCTGGTCCATCAGGGTGCTGCCCGCCGACCTCTACACCGGGCAGGGCGGGGTGGCGCTGACGCTGGCGGAGTACGGGGCGGAGGTGCGGGCCGGACGGGCGGACGAAGTGCCCGGCGTCACCGAGACGTTCGAGGGCGCGCTGCGGGTGCTGGTGGGCACCGAGGACCTGACGCCGACGCCGTCCGCCGGGGCGTTCAGCGGCGCCGCCTCGCAGGTGTGGACGTGGCTGGCGCTGCACCGGGTGCTCGGCGAGGAGTGGCTGCTGGAGCGGGCCGCCGCGCGGGCCCTGCTGCTCACCGAGGGGCCGCTGGTCGACGACGACGTGGAGGTGGACCTCCTGAACGGGGCGGCCGGCGCGATCGTGCCGCTGCTCGGCCTGGCCGCGGCGACCGGGCAGGACCGCTGGCTCGCCGCCGCCGCGCGCGTCGGGCGCAGGCTGTCCGGGCTGGCCACCGTCGACGCGAGCGGTGCGCGCTGGACGACCCGGCTCAACCCGGAGGGCATCGGCGGCTTCGCGCACGGCGCCACCGGCATCGGCTGGGCGCTGACGCGGCTCGCCCTGAGCGGGGCGGGATCCCCGGCGGAACGGCACGGCTGGAACCACCTCGCCGACCGGGCCTTCGCCTACCAGGAGTCGCTCTACCGGCCCGAGCAGGGCAACTGGCTCGATGTGCGCGTCGGCGCCGAGGAGGACTTCTTCACCAGCTGGTGCCACGGCAGCGCGGGCATCGGGATCGGCATGCTCGACCTGCACCGGCGGACCGGCATGGACACCCATCTGGACATGGCCCGCCGCGCCGCCCGGGCCTGCGCGGCGGAGGGGTTCGGCTGGAGCCACACCCTGTGCCACGGAGATCTGGGGCTGTGGGAGTTCCTCACCGCCATCGGTTTCGGTGACGCCGACGCGCACGACGGGGAAATCCTCTCCGGGCTCGAACAGCGCGGCCCGGTCGGGGGATTGGCGCGCGAGGCGTTCTCGCCAAGTCTGATGTCCGGGCTTTCCGGGGTCCTGCACACGCTTTTGCGGATGCATCCCGCCGCCGCACTGCCCAATCCCCTTCTCCTCGACTGA